Within Quercus lobata isolate SW786 chromosome 5, ValleyOak3.0 Primary Assembly, whole genome shotgun sequence, the genomic segment tgttgtttaaaaactgaaaatggttgtttaaaaacacaaaccaaacaccccctaagaGTTTATTTTGAAtgctgtttattttgttaaaattaaaaatttattgtttgtatataaaagtaaaagttagttaaaatagtacagtaaaactcataaatagtattaaaaaatacaatgaatttattaatagtggtaaaaataagctgaatagtgaaataatttataattttcgtTACTTCCTAAATGCACAGTttcacaaaaattatttttaccaacttattttactattcaacttatgtttactactatttaagagTTTCACTATATTTTTTGATCCAATTTATGATCTATTTCATCTAACTTTTAgtacttttacctttatttactgtatattcagtaaaaaaattctaattttaacaaaataaacgaaTCCGAACCAAATTCTAAATTTGAGTTTAgacaccaatttttttttatatatatagaaaatatatttgtttattggATTGGGGGGGTGGGAAGCAGATATAttccttgaaaatttttaaaataattctcATAATTCatatttcagtattttttttttttttcaaaactttgtttttttttggggggggggggggggcgtgTCCTAGCATGGCACCACCATGTGACacacacaattaaaaaaaaaaaaaaaaagcgagagaaagagaaagagaaagacacTAATGAACGTTGTTTGGTTTAATTCTAGCACTAGACAATAGTTGGGACAGGAAAAATTCCTGTAATAATTGTATAATGTGTCTAGCCAAATTTGCTACTAGAGAAGGGGTTTAGATCAAGGGTCACATGATTTGCAATTGTATAAAGAATAAGGATCACATACCTCTCGAAATGAGGGAAACTCCACATTACTATAGTCACCAGCAACGTCGAGAGCTGTCCTGCTTACATTATTTAACGACTTCAAGCTTACTCTTTTGTCCCATGTTAAAATACTCACTACCTTAGGATGCCTTTCCTTGGAGGCCAAATGCAAAGGGGTGTTTCCATAATTGTCTTTTTCATTGATAAGCATTTCAAGGTTATCTCTTTTGAGCATATAAGCTACCGCTTTGGCTTTCCCACTCACAGCAGCTACATGCAAAATGTTCTGACCGTTTTGGTTGAGCAACTCACTCATATCCGGATattgttttagaaaaaattcaattaccTCGATATGTCCTTTTTTGGAAGCTGTGTGAATTGGAAAAAAGCCATTCAGGTCCATTTTATATCCGCAGTCTGATGCTTTTTCTAATAAGCACTGAACCccgtcaaggaatcctattgaTGCCGCATGGGAAAGGGGAGTCATCCCTGTAATATCTTGATTCGTGATGAGATGTGGCATTTTTCTCAAAACAGTATCTATTATACCTGGTACacaaataataagaagaatATAATTGAATTGAGCGAATTGAAATTTTGGTATTagtgaagaaaataaattatgttaatAATAAGGTACCAAATATGACATTTACATTTAACTACTTGGCATAAATATAACATGCAGGTTTTACCATATATTGTTTGCTAAAAGCCTTTAGGCtctattcttaaaaataaatttgggtttGAATCTCTCATCCTAAAAAAACagaataaacaaaaaagtagtgttagtgaagaaagaaaattacCTATGTTCTTTGTAGTAAAGGCACAAGAAATGGTAGGGTGCACAATCGATTTGCCAGCCACATTTTGCAGGCAAGGGAATTTATTCAACATGATCTCCAAAAGTTCAACATCTCCTGCTTCGGCCGCCATATATAGAGGAGACTTGTTTTCCTTATTTATCGAAGAACAGGTCACCACTGGTTCTGTCTCAACCAAGAATCTGGCCACCTCATTGTACTTGGTTTTGAAGGTCACCTCTTGGTACTTGTTTATCAAGGCCAAGTGCAGTGGAGTATTCCCTCTCTTGTTTTGCTCCTTCAGTGGTTCGAAACTACATTGAGATTCCTCCAGATGCTGGTATGATGCTGAAAGCAGAAGTTTAACTATAGGAAGATGCCCAGCACTTGCAGCAACATGCAGAGCAAGGTCACCAGCGGAGTTCTTTCTCATGACAAGTTGTTGGCACCCTTTGGTCTCGAGAATCACTTTTACAACCTTCTCATGGCCCGAGCTTGCTGCAACATGAAGGATTGTATTTAACTTGGGGCTTGTGTCGAAGAGGTGACAAGATTCCATATCTCGTGCTTTTTCTATGAAAGCAATGTTACCACCTTTTAAAGCCTTGAACAATTCTGGATTCATGTTTGTAGCTGTGAAGAACTCATCATCATCGgaataatcatcatcatcaaattcatcatcaaattcatcatcatcatcaaaagaatCGGACATTTGCAACCCAGCGCGCCTACCGTTTTGTGCCATGTACCCCATTGGTTTCGGAGGAAGGTAAAATTTGGGCACTGGCATCACCGATGGCTTTTTAGCTACATGAACCTCCGGGAGATCTTTCTTCATTCCAGCATCAATGGTAACATCGTCCATTGGCACCTTTCTCTGTGGGATCTCATCGGGGGTGCTGGAGATTTTACTTGCCATTAATGATTTTCAGAAGTAAAGAAGCTCTAGCTAGTGAATTACAGTTTTGTATACGACTGAATAGGGTGGTTCCACGCTAGAATCCGTGCCTAAATAGACCTCCGGGAGCAATGCATGGGTCCTCTTTTTCACTTGTGTGGAGCCCACTCCATGTGAAAAAGGAGACAATTAGTGGGTGTGGTTTACTAGAAATCATCCCTCCTATCTCAGTTTTTATTCATTACTCAAAAATCGTGAGCCCCACCTATATAACATttatttggtttgattttcatTACTCTAATCTCATCTTTTattacttaaaatatatattgagaatgagttttaaccaaaaaaaaaaaaaagagtagtatgaaatgaaaaaaacttatGGTGCACTTTGATTCTTGATTAATGAGTTAAATGACAATTTAGTATTAAAACACAACTAGTGAGACCCAATAATAAGACCTGTTACACTCAAAGTCCCGGCTACCTTTTGttcctttctttcattctttctttttcttaaatagACCTCCCGTACTCCGGAAAAATATACCATGCGTCAATGCGAATCATCTTTTTCACCTGTGTGGAGTATACTCCCATGTGAAAAAGGAGACACAATTAGTGAGACCCATTAACAAGACTTGTCACACTAAAAAGTTAGTGCCAGCTCTTCTTCTcactttccttcttttttttaaataagggtTAAGTATccgttttgtaaaaattatttttgttaacttattttattatttagtttatttttattattatttatggattttattacatttttgggtactatttatgggtcttattatactatttttgctaacttttaccttcatttacagtattttcaacaaaaaaatttcaatttcaacaaaataaacgggTTTCAAATAGATCCTAAATATGATTTTAGACTCTATTTAATGAACGTTGTTTGGTTTAATTCTAGCACTAGACAATAGTTGGGACAGGAAAAATCCCTGTAATAATTGTATAATGTgtctaaaacaaaatttgctaCTAGAAAATGGGTTTAGATCAAGGGTCACATGATTTGTAATTGTATGAAGAATAAGGATCACATTAACATACCTCTCGAAATGAGGGAAGCCCCACAATACTATAGTCCCCAGCAACATTGAGAGCTGTCTTGCCTACATTATTCAACGGCTACAAGCTTACTCTTTTGTCCCATGTTAAAATGCTCACTACCTTAGGATGCCCTTCCTTGGAGGCCAAATGCAAAGGAGTGTTTCCATAATTGTCTTTTTAATTGATAAGCATTTCAAGGTCATCTCTTTTGAGCATACTCACTAGTGAGATAACAAGACTTGTCACACAAAAGTCACCgctagctctttttttttttttttaagggtcaCCGCTagctcttcttcctcttctttcgTTTTCTTAAATAGATCTCGTACTCCGGACAAATATCAAGATAGTTAATACTATATCGGTATCGGTCGTATGTACCGtaccaatatatataccagTATCGAAACATCAATGTTTCGTACCGATTTAAATACCGAGTGTACCGATCATACCGACCAATTTTGTACAATACCGGTAGGTACCGGCCGTACCGattgatacaaatttttttttttttttaagttttgtaatttttgaatttttgttaggacagaatggtaacttatttgcattaacttattagtattatttgttttcttagtatgcaatgataacttttaagctttctattttttatattctgtttttttcttttaattaatattaaagtctaaaaccataaataattagttataaattgagaaaatattttatagtaaacttttatatttattataatatatatatacatacatacatatatttatttatttatttataaatataaaaaataataataaattcaaaataatatacaaatatTGACCAATATCTAAAATATATCGTATCACTTACCAAATCGATACAGACCTCCAACATAATATTAACTCCCTTGAAAAATATTCCATGCGTTAATgctgagttttcttttttcacatgtGTGGAAAGACTTGTCACAGTCAAAAGTCACGGGTAGCTcttctttttcactttcttcgGAAAAATAGACCTCCCGTGCTTCGGAAAAATATACCATGCATCAATACACGAGTCCTCTTTTTCACATGCATGGGGTCCACTATATCTCACTAAAAATCATCACTCATAAGTCATATCACAGTTTTTCCTCATTACTCAAAACTCGTGACCTCCAAAGAAAGAGCCTCTTTTTCTTCAGcatcttcctctttctttcttttaatattttttttctcttctttcctctttgctctttcttcctttttcttttctcttatttCTTTACACCTTTTTTTCTCtagctttttcctttttctgtctttttcttttctattttttcttcacgCCTTTTTTTCTCCAGCTTCatcctctttctttgtttaatttccttttgtctttctttctttctcttcttctctctttcttcttcacgccttttttttctccagcttcttcttctttctttcctcgCCTCTTTATTCTCTCAACTTCAtcttgtttctttctctttctttatttcttctttcaagATCTGTGGTTTTGTCTGTACTTTCTACGGGCTTATTTGTTTTAGtatttgtgggttttatttCGGTTAGTATGGTATTTTAATGGTGATTtcaattccccccccccccggggggATTTGATTTTAATGGTGGCTTCCCTTCGTTTTGTTTGGGCTCTAGAGAAGAGAGGGAAGCTAGCTGGGTAAAATAAATGAGGAAATGACGGCAATAGGAGGCGACAAAAAATGCTAATAAGTCCAACATGTTAATAATCAATGCCAAAATTAAGCCTAAAATATAAGACAAAATACGATATAGAATAATTTTGAAAGTGAAATAAAATGAGTCATGTAActttcagccaaaaaaagaaaaagagtcaTGTAAGAGCCCAAAATTTGGGATTGGGTCCAATACAAAGGATTTTGTAGAGGTAGAGTCCTATTATCAATTAATCTTGCGGGACACAGGAAAAGAGAGATTCGTCTCACTATGACATAAATGATAATGGCATTGGAAGTGTACTTCGGACTCAGTACGCGGTTCAACACTTGTATTTATAAGGCTCTAAAAAGTTTGACTAGGTTAGAGCACCTACAGtagatgtgggatatgtgctAAATAtttttggcacatatcccacaccaaacTCATTTTAAGCCCAATTATCAGATGTGGGATATGTTATATTTTTTGCAACATTGAACAGTACCGTGACAAATTTGCCACGGTACGGAACAAATGTGGTATAATATTTATTGAttgtttatttctctctctctcatctctccgTCGGTCTCAGCTTTCTCAAACCCAatcctctcctctctctctcaccccaATCCTCACTGCTCTTTCACACCCACGCCGACGCCCACGCCGACGATCACTTCCACGCCGACGCCGATCTCTCTCTAACAATggtttttctgtttcttttttttttttttggctgtggttTGATGGGTTCGGTTCCGATGGAGGTGGGTGGGTTCGGATGGGCTAGGCTATGGGTCGGCGATGTCGGTGTGGGTCTGTTGTGTGGGTCGACGATGACGGTGACGGCGATGAAGATA encodes:
- the LOC115989556 gene encoding protein ACCELERATED CELL DEATH 6-like, whose translation is MASKISSTPDEIPQRKVPMDDVTIDAGMKKDLPEVHVAKKPSVMPVPKFYLPPKPMGYMAQNGRRAGLQMSDSFDDDDEFDDEFDDDDYSDDDEFFTATNMNPELFKALKGGNIAFIEKARDMESCHLFDTSPKLNTILHVAASSGHEKVVKVILETKGCQQLVMRKNSAGDLALHVAASAGHLPIVKLLLSASYQHLEESQCSFEPLKEQNKRGNTPLHLALINKYQEVTFKTKYNEVARFLVETEPVVTCSSINKENKSPLYMAAEAGDVELLEIMLNKFPCLQNVAGKSIVHPTISCAFTTKNIGIIDTVLRKMPHLITNQDITGMTPLSHAASIGFLDGVQCLLEKASDCGYKMDLNGFFPIHTASKKGHIEVIEFFLKQYPDMSELLNQNGQNILHVAAVSGKAKAVAYMLKRDNLEMLINEKDNYGNTPLHLASKERHPKVVSILTWDKRVSLKSLNNVSRTALDVAGDYSNVEFPSFREQLTRQALRYAGAPRAPRSTTSKNMPIMMPPLKLHNEDKYKDRAGTLLLVATLVATVTFAAAFTVPGGYNGSGGVATFREKQMFQVFVICNTIAMYSAIAVVVTLIWAQLGDLNLVIAAFKFAVPIFGLALTMVSVAFMVGNYLVLRNLNWLAYLVLIIGSFVHLTLLILFSPLCFPGSLHHRFLRYLLYYPFCLLIKVTRSDTDDRKEE